A window of the Streptomyces finlayi genome harbors these coding sequences:
- the mptB gene encoding polyprenol phosphomannose-dependent alpha 1,6 mannosyltransferase MptB, translating into MWALSAVAYRRLGTAGSAAAVLGGWAAGKLPAHDPWGLWVPHGSGLTTSAAVLAYAGLTLLVVAWWQYGRAGATVSDSLVTLAWWTAPMLLAPPLYSADVYSYIAQGAMVIEGHDVYVEGPSVLDPGGLGGDAAASVGGHWTDTPAPYGPFFLVLASGVTWLTGGTIVPAVLGMRLIAVGALVLIVWALRHLAREHGGSESAALWLGALNPLLLMHVIGGMHNDGLMIGLMLAGVTLALRGRWITGSVLVGLAMMIKSPAAVALLFIGVIMIRSATGPYARRLAKGTLGPGLVAAAVAVAATLLAGTGFGWLGTQNVAGTIHTALSATSDVGLGLGHLLHLVIGTDPAAAKSVVQTLGLAAAVALILLLARRALRGRTEPVHALGLALLALVALSPMVQPWYLLWAVAVLAATAAHGRAGTVVAVLSAGLVYETHPTGSTPPYGFVLAAVACVIGTVLVRRERTPPDAVQVPAPRSPEPSSVGEASNRRVDSGSV; encoded by the coding sequence ATGTGGGCATTGAGCGCTGTCGCATACCGCCGGCTCGGCACAGCCGGCTCCGCCGCGGCCGTCCTGGGCGGCTGGGCCGCCGGAAAGCTGCCGGCCCACGACCCCTGGGGACTGTGGGTGCCGCACGGGTCCGGGCTGACCACGTCGGCCGCTGTCCTGGCCTACGCCGGACTGACCCTTCTCGTCGTCGCCTGGTGGCAGTACGGGCGCGCGGGGGCCACGGTGAGCGATTCGCTGGTCACCCTCGCCTGGTGGACCGCCCCGATGCTGCTGGCACCGCCGCTGTACAGCGCCGATGTCTACAGCTACATCGCCCAGGGTGCCATGGTCATCGAGGGCCACGACGTCTATGTCGAGGGGCCCTCGGTCCTCGACCCCGGCGGGCTCGGCGGCGACGCCGCCGCGAGTGTCGGCGGGCACTGGACGGACACCCCGGCCCCGTACGGACCGTTCTTCCTCGTCCTTGCCAGTGGCGTCACCTGGCTGACGGGCGGGACGATCGTGCCCGCGGTACTCGGCATGCGCCTCATCGCCGTGGGTGCGCTCGTGCTGATCGTGTGGGCGCTGCGGCACCTCGCGCGCGAGCACGGCGGAAGCGAGAGCGCCGCTCTCTGGCTCGGCGCACTCAATCCGCTGCTGCTCATGCACGTCATCGGCGGGATGCACAACGACGGGCTGATGATCGGCCTCATGCTGGCCGGCGTGACCCTCGCCCTACGGGGCCGCTGGATCACGGGCAGTGTGCTCGTCGGGCTCGCCATGATGATCAAGTCCCCGGCCGCCGTCGCGCTGCTCTTCATCGGCGTGATCATGATCAGGTCGGCCACAGGCCCGTACGCACGGCGGCTGGCGAAAGGCACGCTGGGGCCGGGCCTGGTGGCGGCGGCGGTCGCCGTGGCGGCGACCCTTCTCGCCGGCACCGGCTTCGGCTGGCTCGGAACCCAGAACGTCGCGGGGACCATCCACACCGCGCTCTCGGCGACCAGCGACGTCGGGCTCGGTCTGGGCCACCTGCTCCACCTCGTCATCGGCACCGACCCGGCAGCGGCGAAGTCCGTCGTCCAGACACTGGGGCTCGCCGCGGCGGTCGCCCTGATCCTCCTCCTCGCACGGCGCGCCCTGCGCGGCCGGACGGAGCCGGTGCACGCCCTCGGCCTCGCCCTGCTCGCCCTGGTCGCGCTCTCGCCGATGGTGCAGCCCTGGTACCTGCTGTGGGCGGTCGCGGTCCTCGCCGCCACCGCCGCGCACGGTCGCGCGGGCACCGTGGTGGCCGTGCTGTCGGCCGGTCTCGTGTACGAGACGCACCCCACGGGGAGCACGCCGCCCTACGGCTTCGTCCTCGCCGCGGTCGCCTGCGTGATCGGCACGGTGCTCGTCCGCCGCGAGCGGACCCCGCCGGACGCCGTCCAGGTCCCGGCTCCGCGCAGCCCCGAGCCCTCTTCCGTCGGAGAGGCCAGTAACCGGCGGGTGGACTCCGGTTCCGTTTGA
- a CDS encoding helix-turn-helix domain-containing protein, with protein MWSIGELAEQAGVSVKTVRFYSDRGLLPEAARSTGGHRRYGPGAVDRLRLIRSLRTLDLPVPEVSRVLDEEDAMEDVIAAQLRDLGCRLAALRWREAALQLLQDCTPRERAERLRLIAAVPLPPDTTVLARFWRRWLPPRMPAPLVAAVVEQAVPQPPDAPNPAQVLSFARLYAFVSGVHVAAAHCQPEAHRSDKGYRPAVLYEGLGEAYALASPELRARRPGREGEALDCFVSAYARSHGTRDTPGFRRGLAAVLSRDPRIDRYWQLVAELTGPSQPTAGAAHDWLLDALDAQTGRTGSAPSTSKDTWST; from the coding sequence ATGTGGAGCATCGGAGAACTCGCCGAGCAGGCGGGCGTATCCGTCAAGACCGTCCGCTTCTACTCGGACCGGGGGCTGCTGCCGGAGGCCGCCCGCAGTACCGGCGGACACCGCAGATACGGCCCGGGTGCGGTCGACCGGCTCCGCCTCATCCGCTCGCTGCGGACCCTCGACCTGCCGGTTCCCGAGGTGAGCCGGGTCCTCGACGAGGAGGACGCGATGGAGGACGTCATCGCGGCTCAGCTGAGGGACCTCGGCTGCCGGCTGGCCGCCCTGCGCTGGCGGGAGGCCGCTCTCCAGCTGCTTCAGGACTGCACCCCGCGCGAACGGGCCGAACGACTGCGGCTGATCGCTGCCGTTCCGCTCCCGCCGGACACCACGGTGCTGGCGCGGTTCTGGCGACGCTGGCTGCCCCCGCGTATGCCCGCGCCGCTGGTTGCCGCCGTCGTCGAACAGGCGGTCCCGCAGCCACCGGACGCTCCGAACCCGGCGCAGGTGCTGTCCTTCGCCCGGCTGTACGCCTTCGTGTCCGGCGTGCACGTCGCTGCCGCGCACTGTCAGCCGGAAGCGCACCGGAGCGACAAGGGCTACCGTCCGGCCGTGCTCTACGAAGGTCTCGGTGAGGCGTACGCCCTGGCCTCACCCGAGCTGCGGGCCCGGCGGCCCGGACGCGAGGGCGAGGCGCTCGACTGCTTCGTCTCCGCCTATGCCCGCTCACACGGCACGCGCGACACACCCGGCTTCCGGCGCGGTCTCGCCGCGGTGCTCTCAAGGGACCCCCGTATCGACCGCTACTGGCAGCTCGTCGCCGAGCTGACCGGCCCCTCGCAGCCGACGGCGGGCGCCGCCCACGACTGGCTGCTCGACGCCCTGGACGCTCAGACCGGCCGGACCGGGAGCGCACCCTCGACATCGAAGGACACCTGGTCCACGTAG
- a CDS encoding ABC transporter ATP-binding protein, with protein sequence MLELSRVTAGYDRRDPVVRDVSLAVAQGESVGLLGPSGCGKSTLARVAALLHRPDAGSVTLDGAPVRGWRHSAPREQRTAVGVVFQQPRLSADPRLSLRELIAQPLRSTGRRREVAERVGALASEVGLTEELLGRRPHAVSDGQLQRACVARALVLRPGLLICDEMTAMLDASTTAALVAVVETYRAESGAALLAVGHDRVLLERWCERTVRWAELGRQGERAGAGSGAVSGTGSGTGSGGR encoded by the coding sequence ATGCTTGAGCTCAGCCGCGTCACCGCCGGATACGACCGGCGCGACCCCGTCGTGCGCGACGTTTCGCTCGCCGTCGCGCAGGGCGAGTCGGTAGGGCTGCTCGGTCCGAGCGGCTGCGGTAAGTCGACGCTGGCGCGGGTCGCCGCGCTGCTGCACCGCCCCGACGCCGGATCGGTCACCCTGGACGGCGCCCCGGTTCGGGGCTGGCGGCACAGTGCTCCCCGGGAGCAGCGCACCGCCGTGGGTGTCGTCTTCCAGCAGCCGCGCTTGTCCGCCGATCCCCGCCTGAGCCTGCGCGAGCTCATCGCCCAGCCACTGAGGTCCACCGGGAGGCGTCGCGAAGTGGCGGAGCGTGTGGGCGCGCTGGCGAGTGAGGTCGGACTCACCGAGGAGCTCCTCGGACGCCGGCCGCACGCGGTCAGTGACGGGCAGCTGCAACGGGCCTGCGTCGCCCGCGCCCTGGTGCTCCGTCCGGGGCTGCTGATCTGCGACGAGATGACGGCGATGCTCGACGCCTCGACCACTGCCGCTCTCGTCGCCGTCGTGGAGACCTACCGCGCCGAGTCCGGTGCGGCACTGCTGGCCGTGGGTCACGACCGGGTGCTCCTGGAGCGCTGGTGCGAGCGGACCGTGCGGTGGGCGGAGTTGGGACGACAGGGTGAACGCGCCGGTGCAGGGAGCGGTGCAGTGAGCGGGACAGGGAGCGGGACAGGTAGCGGGGGCAGGTAG
- a CDS encoding phosphatidylinositol-specific phospholipase C/glycerophosphodiester phosphodiesterase family protein has translation MAYLTRRRVVTTALVTAAAGVVIPAQAAAATTGRPGPRPLDRAHAHNDYLHPRPLHDALDHGFTSVEADIFLVGGELLVAHEPAGLDPTRTLASLYLDPLLARVMANHGAVHAGHRAPLQLLIDIKNEGAAAYAELDRQLRPYRRILTRFRNGRVHTGAVTPVISGDRAARVPMEAQRTRYAFYDGRLDDLAGPAAASFIPLVSSNWTHSFSWRGAGPFPAAERDRLRTLVETAHRQGRRVRFWATPDAPGPDRDALWTELLAAGVDHLNTDDLAGLETFLRNRVRNGRTGT, from the coding sequence ATGGCATACCTGACCCGTCGCAGAGTCGTCACCACCGCACTCGTCACCGCTGCCGCGGGCGTGGTGATCCCCGCACAGGCTGCCGCGGCCACCACCGGCCGGCCGGGCCCGCGCCCGCTCGACCGGGCCCACGCGCACAACGACTATCTGCACCCGCGCCCGCTGCACGACGCGCTCGACCACGGATTCACCAGTGTGGAGGCGGACATCTTCCTCGTCGGCGGCGAGCTGCTCGTGGCCCACGAACCCGCCGGGCTCGATCCCACCCGTACCCTCGCCTCGCTCTACCTCGACCCGCTGCTGGCCCGCGTCATGGCGAACCACGGCGCCGTGCACGCCGGACACCGTGCCCCGCTGCAGCTGCTGATCGACATCAAGAACGAGGGAGCCGCCGCGTACGCCGAACTCGACCGGCAGCTCCGGCCCTACCGCAGGATCCTGACCCGCTTCAGGAACGGCCGCGTCCACACCGGCGCGGTCACCCCCGTCATCTCCGGCGACCGGGCCGCCCGCGTACCCATGGAGGCCCAGCGCACGCGATACGCCTTCTACGACGGCCGGCTCGACGACCTCGCCGGTCCGGCGGCCGCATCCTTCATCCCGCTCGTCAGCAGCAACTGGACCCACAGCTTCAGCTGGCGCGGCGCCGGCCCCTTCCCCGCGGCCGAGCGGGACAGGCTCCGCACCCTCGTCGAGACCGCCCACCGGCAGGGCCGGCGCGTCCGATTCTGGGCGACACCCGACGCGCCGGGACCGGACCGCGACGCCCTGTGGACGGAGCTTCTGGCGGCAGGCGTCGATCACCTCAACACCGATGACCTGGCCGGACTCGAGACCTTCCTGCGCAACCGGGTACGGAACGGGCGCACCGGCACCTGA
- a CDS encoding UBP-type zinc finger domain-containing protein: MKDDETFRICRHLDDVQPVTPDSPDACPECVAQGDTWVHLRECQSCGHVGCCDSSENKHATAHFAASGHPLIRSFEKGESWWWCYVDQVSFDVEGALPVRPV; the protein is encoded by the coding sequence ATGAAGGACGACGAGACGTTCCGGATCTGTCGGCACCTCGACGACGTACAGCCCGTGACCCCCGACAGCCCGGACGCGTGCCCGGAGTGCGTGGCGCAGGGCGACACCTGGGTGCACCTGCGTGAGTGCCAGAGCTGTGGCCACGTCGGATGCTGCGACTCCTCGGAGAACAAGCACGCCACCGCCCACTTCGCCGCCAGCGGTCATCCGCTCATCCGCTCCTTCGAGAAGGGCGAGAGCTGGTGGTGGTGCTACGTGGACCAGGTGTCCTTCGATGTCGAGGGTGCGCTCCCGGTCCGGCCGGTCTGA
- a CDS encoding alpha/beta hydrolase: MTAFILVPGTFTGGWIWQEVAAGLRASGAQAHPVTLTGMGDGGPPAAPGTDLETHIQDVVRLIDRIDAAEVVLVGHAYGLYPVLGAAGRRPERITRIVNVDGGLPQDGDPALALVPDQALRDRLLNPSGPDGDDGTAVGDGPDGKDGLIAPPSLDAWQRWGSVEGVGTEGLERLSRRAAPQPAGTLTQPLPLAEVVGELPLTGVLCTANGSSIQLVESVVGFGDPRFQSLTDPRVSFFELATGHWPMLSVPGELAEVLVRAAAGEGQRIGPAAKEQPVHLRPFLMDVPERPRERIGRLDLHLPESLSDGVGDGGGPLPAVVFVHGGPLPAGARPTPRDWPVLVGYGQYVANLGAVGVTLDHGLHDFTDYGRAAQDIADAVTLVRADPRVDGSRVALWYFSGGGLLSADWLAEPPPWLRCVAATYPVLAPLPNWMLVDPRFRPAAAVRGAGRLPIVLTRVGLEQPEIMATVQEFLTAAGECEANIEVVDVPSGHHSFEAVDHTDEAREAVRYAVRTVLGHLRAQGSSAATRTA, encoded by the coding sequence ATGACGGCGTTCATCCTGGTGCCCGGCACCTTCACCGGCGGCTGGATCTGGCAGGAGGTGGCCGCGGGGCTACGGGCTTCGGGGGCCCAGGCGCACCCGGTGACGCTCACCGGGATGGGGGATGGCGGCCCTCCGGCGGCGCCCGGCACGGATCTGGAGACACACATCCAGGATGTGGTGCGGCTGATCGACCGGATCGACGCGGCGGAGGTGGTGCTCGTCGGCCACGCCTACGGGCTGTACCCCGTGCTCGGCGCCGCAGGCCGGCGCCCTGAGCGCATCACCCGGATCGTCAACGTGGACGGGGGCCTGCCCCAGGACGGCGACCCCGCCCTGGCCCTCGTACCCGATCAGGCGCTCAGGGACCGGTTGCTGAACCCGTCCGGGCCGGATGGGGACGACGGAACGGCCGTGGGGGACGGGCCGGACGGGAAGGACGGACTGATCGCCCCGCCGTCGCTCGACGCCTGGCAGCGGTGGGGGAGCGTCGAAGGCGTCGGCACGGAGGGGCTGGAGAGGCTGTCCCGCCGCGCCGCACCGCAGCCGGCGGGCACGCTCACCCAGCCGCTCCCGTTGGCCGAGGTTGTCGGTGAGCTGCCGCTGACCGGAGTCCTGTGCACCGCGAACGGGTCGAGCATCCAACTGGTCGAGTCCGTGGTGGGTTTCGGGGACCCGCGCTTCCAGTCGCTGACGGACCCCCGGGTGTCGTTCTTCGAACTCGCCACCGGACACTGGCCGATGCTGTCCGTTCCCGGAGAGCTGGCCGAGGTGCTGGTGCGGGCCGCCGCAGGCGAAGGACAACGGATCGGCCCGGCAGCGAAGGAGCAGCCCGTCCATCTGAGGCCGTTCCTCATGGACGTACCGGAACGGCCTCGCGAGCGGATCGGCCGGCTCGACCTTCATCTGCCGGAGAGCCTGTCCGACGGTGTTGGGGACGGTGGAGGGCCGCTGCCCGCCGTGGTGTTCGTGCACGGTGGCCCGCTGCCCGCCGGCGCGCGGCCCACGCCCCGGGACTGGCCGGTACTCGTCGGCTACGGGCAGTACGTGGCGAACCTCGGTGCCGTGGGAGTGACGCTCGACCACGGGCTCCACGACTTCACCGACTACGGACGTGCGGCCCAGGACATCGCCGACGCGGTCACGCTCGTACGCGCCGATCCGCGCGTCGACGGGAGCCGGGTGGCCCTCTGGTACTTCTCCGGGGGCGGCCTGCTGTCCGCTGACTGGCTCGCGGAGCCCCCGCCGTGGCTGCGGTGTGTGGCGGCGACCTACCCCGTGCTCGCGCCCCTGCCCAACTGGATGCTCGTCGATCCCCGCTTCCGGCCCGCGGCGGCGGTGCGCGGCGCGGGGCGGTTGCCGATCGTGCTGACCCGGGTCGGCCTCGAACAGCCGGAGATCATGGCGACGGTCCAGGAGTTCCTGACCGCCGCAGGCGAGTGCGAAGCGAACATCGAAGTGGTCGACGTGCCGTCCGGGCACCACTCGTTCGAAGCGGTCGACCACACCGATGAGGCGCGCGAGGCGGTGCGGTACGCGGTACGCACGGTGCTGGGCCACCTGCGCGCCCAGGGCTCTTCCGCGGCTACTCGAACCGCGTAG
- a CDS encoding FAD-dependent oxidoreductase, protein MTYAITQTCCSDATCISVCPVNCIHPTPQEREFGSTEMLYIDPKTCIDCGACADACPVDAIFPVDSLHVAQQEYAAINADYFTDDEPGPPDVGPNFHAWGEPSFERGVPCDFAPIRVAIVGTGPAGMYAAEDLLLHTNAEVTLVDRLPVAGGLIRYGVAPDHPATKKVGDTFARFHAHPRARMVLGVEVGKDITAQELAAHHDAVIYAVGASADRRLGVGGEDLRGSIAATTFVAWYNAHPEVAADAVDLSGERVVVVGNGNVAVDVARILATDPETLAGSDIADHALAALRASKVREVVLLGRRGPEDAAYTSSELLALKHLPGVELVVDDHDPRTGATIDSASPTVKAHRKASLLRDVTRRTVDWSRTPDAGRRIVLRFHSSTVEVLGTDSVRAARVTGVASDLEISAGMLLRAVGYRGVPVPGLPFDETTATVPHEGGRVTGQPGTYVVGWIKRGPSGGIGANRTCAAETVGTLLADAFGGALPAPVRTGTAFRRLVRNRTRRLIDARGLAAIDKAELARGRDQGRTRAKFATVPELVAAAKGGRWTRC, encoded by the coding sequence ATGACCTACGCCATCACCCAGACCTGCTGCAGCGATGCCACCTGCATCTCCGTGTGCCCGGTCAACTGCATCCATCCCACCCCTCAGGAGCGGGAGTTCGGCAGCACGGAGATGCTGTACATCGACCCGAAGACCTGCATCGACTGCGGTGCCTGCGCCGACGCCTGCCCGGTCGACGCGATCTTCCCGGTGGACAGCCTCCACGTGGCGCAGCAGGAGTACGCCGCCATCAACGCGGACTACTTCACGGACGACGAGCCGGGACCGCCGGACGTGGGACCGAACTTCCACGCCTGGGGCGAGCCGAGTTTCGAACGCGGTGTGCCCTGCGACTTCGCGCCGATCCGGGTGGCGATCGTCGGCACCGGCCCGGCCGGTATGTACGCCGCCGAGGACCTGCTGCTGCACACCAACGCCGAAGTGACCCTGGTCGACCGGCTTCCGGTGGCCGGGGGCCTCATCCGGTACGGGGTCGCGCCGGACCATCCCGCGACGAAGAAGGTCGGCGACACCTTCGCACGCTTCCACGCCCACCCCCGGGCGCGGATGGTCCTCGGTGTGGAAGTGGGCAAGGACATCACCGCGCAGGAACTCGCCGCGCATCACGACGCCGTCATCTACGCGGTGGGCGCCTCCGCTGACCGCCGGCTCGGCGTCGGCGGCGAGGATCTGCGGGGCAGCATCGCGGCCACCACGTTCGTGGCCTGGTACAACGCCCACCCCGAGGTCGCGGCGGACGCCGTCGACCTCTCGGGCGAGCGGGTGGTCGTGGTCGGCAACGGCAACGTCGCGGTCGACGTGGCCCGCATCCTCGCCACGGATCCCGAGACGCTGGCCGGCTCCGACATCGCCGACCACGCACTCGCCGCCCTGCGTGCCTCGAAGGTGCGCGAGGTGGTCCTGCTCGGCCGCCGTGGGCCCGAGGACGCCGCCTACACCTCGTCCGAACTGCTCGCCCTCAAGCATCTCCCGGGTGTGGAACTCGTCGTCGACGACCACGATCCGCGTACCGGCGCGACGATCGACAGCGCCTCGCCCACGGTGAAGGCCCATAGGAAAGCCTCGCTGCTGCGGGACGTGACGCGGCGGACGGTCGACTGGTCGCGCACTCCGGACGCGGGTCGCCGTATCGTCCTGCGCTTCCACTCCTCGACCGTGGAGGTACTCGGCACGGACTCCGTCCGGGCCGCGCGGGTGACGGGAGTCGCAAGCGACCTGGAGATATCCGCGGGCATGCTGCTGCGGGCCGTCGGGTATCGCGGGGTGCCCGTGCCGGGCCTGCCGTTCGACGAGACGACGGCGACCGTCCCGCACGAGGGCGGCCGGGTGACCGGGCAGCCGGGCACGTACGTCGTCGGCTGGATCAAGCGCGGGCCTTCGGGCGGCATCGGCGCCAACCGCACCTGCGCCGCGGAGACCGTCGGCACGCTCCTCGCCGACGCCTTCGGCGGCGCCCTGCCGGCACCGGTCCGGACAGGGACGGCGTTCCGCCGCCTCGTCCGCAACCGCACCCGCCGGCTGATCGACGCCCGCGGCCTCGCGGCGATCGACAAGGCCGAGCTGGCACGCGGCAGGGACCAGGGGCGGACGCGCGCCAAGTTCGCCACCGTGCCCGAGCTGGTGGCGGCGGCGAAGGGCGGGCGCTGGACGAGATGCTGA
- a CDS encoding L-threonylcarbamoyladenylate synthase, whose protein sequence is MAKYFDVHPENPQRRTISSVADSIRSGALVAYPTDSCYALGCQLGSRDGIGRIRSIRDLDDRHHFTLVCENFAQLGRFVQVDNDVFRAIKAATPGSYTFILPATKEVPRQLMHPKKKTVGVRIPDHAVVQALLAELGEPILSSTLLLPDEDEPLTQGWEIKERLDHVVDVVVDSGDCGTEPTTVIDFSGGEPEIIRRGAGDPTRFE, encoded by the coding sequence ATGGCGAAGTACTTCGACGTGCACCCCGAGAATCCTCAGCGGCGCACCATCAGCAGCGTGGCCGACAGTATCCGTTCCGGCGCACTCGTCGCGTATCCGACGGATTCCTGTTACGCGCTGGGGTGTCAGCTGGGCAGCCGTGACGGGATCGGCCGCATCCGGTCGATCCGTGACCTCGACGACCGGCATCACTTCACCCTCGTCTGCGAGAACTTCGCCCAGCTGGGCCGGTTCGTGCAGGTGGACAACGATGTGTTCCGGGCCATCAAGGCCGCCACACCCGGCAGTTACACCTTCATCCTCCCGGCGACGAAGGAGGTGCCGCGCCAGCTGATGCATCCGAAGAAGAAGACGGTCGGCGTACGCATCCCGGACCACGCCGTCGTGCAGGCGCTCCTCGCGGAACTCGGTGAGCCGATCCTGTCCAGCACCCTGCTCCTGCCGGACGAGGACGAGCCGCTGACCCAGGGCTGGGAGATCAAGGAGCGGCTCGACCACGTGGTGGACGTCGTCGTCGACTCGGGCGACTGCGGCACCGAGCCGACCACGGTCATCGACTTCTCCGGCGGCGAACCGGAGATCATCCGCAGGGGGGCGGGCGACCCTACGCGGTTCGAGTAG
- a CDS encoding alpha/beta fold hydrolase yields MSEFVMVAGAWLGAWAWDEVVPGLRAAGHGVHPLTLTGLAEKKGLAAGQQTHVQDIVDEVERLGLREVVLVGHSYSGIPVGQAAERLGDRLRRVVFVDSSVPADGESFASGWWEGREKLETPIRENGGFWAPLTAADCAGQDMTAEQTARIVGGATPHPGATLTEPAVLTRPLGGLPATYIKCLLDGTEPGADVVELLKSEHWRLVTMDTGHWPMFSRPAELAGILHRTAVGG; encoded by the coding sequence ATGAGCGAATTCGTAATGGTGGCAGGGGCGTGGCTGGGAGCGTGGGCCTGGGACGAGGTGGTGCCGGGGCTGCGGGCCGCGGGCCACGGAGTTCATCCGCTGACCCTGACCGGCCTCGCCGAGAAGAAGGGCCTGGCCGCCGGACAGCAGACCCATGTCCAGGACATCGTCGACGAGGTGGAGCGCCTCGGGCTGCGCGAGGTCGTCCTGGTCGGACACAGCTACTCGGGCATTCCGGTCGGCCAGGCCGCCGAGCGGCTGGGGGACCGGCTGAGACGGGTGGTCTTCGTGGACTCCAGCGTCCCGGCCGACGGCGAGTCGTTCGCCTCCGGCTGGTGGGAGGGCCGGGAGAAGCTGGAGACCCCGATCAGGGAGAACGGCGGCTTCTGGGCGCCGCTCACGGCCGCGGACTGCGCCGGCCAGGACATGACCGCCGAGCAGACGGCTCGGATCGTGGGCGGCGCGACCCCGCATCCGGGCGCCACGCTGACTGAACCGGCCGTCCTCACGCGCCCGCTCGGCGGGCTTCCGGCGACGTACATCAAGTGCCTGCTGGACGGCACCGAGCCCGGTGCGGACGTCGTCGAACTGCTGAAGAGCGAGCACTGGCGACTGGTCACCATGGACACCGGGCACTGGCCGATGTTCTCCCGGCCCGCTGAACTGGCCGGGATTCTGCACCGGACGGCCGTGGGCGGCTGA
- a CDS encoding MFS transporter, producing MTSSPAPSSRVAATGQGRGSGMALLVIASCQLMVVLDITIVNIALPHIQTSLGFSTEALSWVINAYTLTFGGLLLLGGRLGDILGRRRVFVFGILLFVFASLLGGLSQESWQLLAARALQGVGGAIASPTALALITTTFREGPERNRAFGVFAAVSAGGSAIGLLAGGLLVEWLDWRWILFVNVPIGLLIVLATPRYIRESERHPGHFDILGALTSTAGMVLLVYGFIRASEDGWRDGVTLAAFAAAVVLLAVFLLIENRSKQPITPLWMFRDRNRAGTYGMMLSLAAAMFGMFFFLTLFVQNILDFSPLRAGLAFLPVSVIIAVGAGIASQLLPRWGPKPFMVVGAVLAAVGLGWLTLTDIDSTYLGSILGPMLVFGLGMGMQFVSLTLMAVSGVGARDSGAASGILNATQQVGGSLGLSILVTIFGTASRNEATDQIPRFREEATPAELLEFRRTGQLPGTWGDQVLTSGISSAFIGAAALAIVAALIALTVIQVRPADLERLRGDGTLPLGPAEDGTEGTDGGAAGAGEPAGAPPRGPAPPDGPPPGH from the coding sequence ATGACGAGTTCCCCCGCGCCATCCTCCCGAGTCGCCGCGACCGGGCAGGGCCGCGGCAGTGGGATGGCCCTGCTGGTGATCGCGTCCTGCCAGTTGATGGTGGTTCTCGACATCACCATCGTGAACATCGCCCTGCCGCACATCCAGACCTCACTGGGCTTCTCCACCGAGGCGCTGTCCTGGGTGATCAACGCCTACACACTGACCTTCGGCGGCCTGCTGTTGCTCGGCGGACGACTGGGCGACATCCTCGGCCGTCGCAGAGTCTTCGTGTTCGGCATCCTCCTGTTCGTCTTCGCCTCTCTGCTCGGCGGACTCTCGCAGGAGTCCTGGCAACTGCTCGCCGCGCGCGCTCTCCAGGGCGTCGGCGGCGCGATCGCTTCCCCCACGGCCCTCGCGCTCATCACCACGACGTTCCGCGAAGGACCCGAGCGCAACCGGGCGTTCGGAGTGTTCGCCGCCGTGTCGGCGGGCGGCAGCGCGATCGGTCTGCTCGCGGGCGGACTGCTCGTGGAGTGGCTCGACTGGCGCTGGATCCTCTTCGTGAACGTGCCCATCGGTCTGCTGATCGTGCTCGCGACCCCGCGCTACATCCGCGAGTCGGAACGTCACCCGGGACACTTCGACATCCTGGGCGCGCTGACCTCGACCGCGGGCATGGTGCTGCTCGTCTACGGATTCATCCGGGCCTCCGAGGACGGCTGGCGCGACGGCGTGACGCTCGCCGCCTTCGCCGCCGCCGTCGTCCTGCTCGCCGTGTTCCTGTTGATCGAGAACAGGTCGAAGCAGCCCATCACGCCTCTGTGGATGTTCCGCGACCGCAATCGTGCGGGCACCTACGGGATGATGCTGAGCCTTGCCGCGGCGATGTTCGGAATGTTCTTCTTCCTGACGCTCTTCGTGCAGAACATCCTCGACTTCAGCCCCTTGCGGGCCGGTCTGGCGTTCCTGCCGGTGAGCGTGATCATCGCGGTCGGTGCGGGAATCGCCTCGCAGCTGCTGCCCCGCTGGGGCCCCAAACCGTTCATGGTGGTGGGCGCCGTCCTCGCGGCGGTCGGACTCGGCTGGCTGACGCTGACGGATATCGACAGCACGTACCTGGGGAGCATCCTCGGCCCGATGCTGGTCTTCGGCCTCGGGATGGGCATGCAGTTCGTCTCGCTGACGCTGATGGCGGTATCGGGAGTGGGTGCCCGTGACTCCGGGGCGGCCTCCGGCATCCTCAACGCCACCCAGCAGGTGGGCGGATCGCTGGGCCTGTCCATCCTGGTCACGATCTTCGGTACGGCCAGCCGCAACGAGGCCACCGACCAGATTCCGCGCTTCAGGGAGGAGGCGACCCCTGCGGAACTCCTGGAGTTCCGCAGGACGGGCCAACTGCCGGGCACCTGGGGTGACCAGGTGCTGACCTCCGGCATCTCGAGCGCGTTCATCGGCGCAGCCGCCCTGGCGATCGTCGCGGCGCTGATCGCCCTGACCGTCATCCAGGTACGCCCCGCCGACCTGGAACGACTGCGAGGCGACGGGACCCTGCCGCTCGGACCGGCCGAGGACGGGACCGAGGGTACCGACGGGGGCGCCGCCGGGGCCGGTGAACCGGCCGGAGCGCCGCCGCGTGGTCCCGCACCACCCGACGGACCCCCGCCCGGGCACTGA